The following proteins are encoded in a genomic region of Mycobacterium sp. 155:
- the rpmA gene encoding 50S ribosomal protein L27 encodes MAHKKGASSSRNGRDSAAQRLGVKRFGGQVVKAGEILVRQRGTHFHPGVNVGRGGDDTLFALAPGAVEFGSKRGRKNVNIVPVPRPEA; translated from the coding sequence CATAAGAAGGGCGCTTCCAGCTCACGTAACGGTCGCGACTCCGCGGCACAGCGGCTCGGCGTCAAGCGGTTCGGCGGCCAGGTCGTCAAGGCTGGCGAGATCCTCGTTCGCCAGCGGGGTACTCATTTCCACCCCGGCGTCAACGTCGGCCGCGGAGGCGACGACACGCTGTTCGCGCTGGCCCCCGGCGCCGTGGAGTTCGGGTCCAAGCGTGGCCGCAAGAACGTGAACATCGTTCCCGTTCCGCGCCCGGAGGCCTGA
- the obgE gene encoding GTPase ObgE yields the protein MSRFVDRVVIHARAGNGGNGCASVHREKFKPLGGPDGGNGGRGGSVVLVVDSQVHTLLDFHFHPHVAAPSGKQGAGSNRDGASGTDLEVRVPDGTVVLDEDGRMLADLVGAGSRFEAAVGGRGGLGNAALASRARKAPGFALLGEKGQARDLTLELKTVADVGLIGFPSAGKSSLVSAISAAKPKIADYPFTTLAPNLGVVSAGDNTYTVADVPGLIPGASEGRGLGLEFLRHLERCAVLVHVVDCATMEPGRDPISDIEALEAELAAYTPTLQGDSALGDLASRPRAVVLNKIDVPDAHELADFVRDEVARRFGWPVFEVSTVSRAGLRPLTFALWDMVKAYRDAQPEIAARRPVIRPIAIDESGFTVESDGQGGFIVRGVRPERWIAQTNFDNDEAVGYLGDRLARLGVEDELFKRGARPGCAVTIGDMTFDWEPQTPAGVDVPLTGRGTDIRLEQTDRVGAAERKAARRERRSPGAHARNINERSEDE from the coding sequence ATGTCCCGGTTTGTCGACCGCGTCGTCATCCACGCGCGGGCCGGTAACGGCGGCAATGGGTGTGCCTCGGTGCACCGCGAAAAGTTCAAACCCCTTGGTGGCCCTGACGGCGGCAACGGTGGTCGCGGCGGCAGCGTCGTCCTCGTTGTAGACTCGCAGGTGCACACCCTGCTGGACTTCCACTTTCATCCGCATGTCGCGGCGCCCTCCGGTAAGCAGGGTGCCGGCAGCAACCGGGACGGCGCATCAGGTACCGATCTCGAAGTCCGCGTACCCGACGGCACCGTCGTGCTCGACGAGGACGGGCGGATGCTCGCCGATCTCGTCGGAGCGGGCAGCCGTTTCGAAGCCGCCGTGGGCGGACGCGGCGGCCTGGGCAATGCCGCGCTGGCGTCCCGGGCGCGCAAAGCCCCCGGCTTCGCGCTGCTCGGTGAGAAGGGCCAGGCCCGCGATCTCACCCTAGAGCTCAAGACCGTTGCCGATGTCGGTCTGATCGGTTTTCCCTCAGCAGGCAAATCTTCACTGGTGTCGGCGATCTCGGCGGCCAAACCGAAGATCGCCGACTATCCGTTCACCACACTGGCGCCCAATCTGGGTGTGGTGTCGGCCGGCGACAACACCTATACCGTGGCCGACGTCCCCGGTCTCATCCCCGGCGCCTCCGAAGGGCGCGGACTTGGCCTGGAGTTCCTGCGGCATCTCGAACGCTGCGCGGTACTTGTGCACGTTGTGGACTGCGCCACAATGGAACCAGGCCGCGACCCGATATCCGACATCGAGGCACTCGAGGCCGAACTGGCCGCGTATACCCCTACTCTGCAAGGCGATTCGGCTCTGGGTGACCTGGCCTCGCGGCCGCGGGCGGTGGTGCTCAACAAGATCGACGTTCCGGACGCGCACGAGCTCGCCGACTTCGTCCGCGACGAGGTGGCCCGGCGGTTCGGCTGGCCGGTGTTCGAGGTGTCGACCGTGAGCCGTGCAGGCCTGCGCCCCTTGACCTTTGCGTTGTGGGACATGGTGAAGGCCTACCGCGACGCCCAACCTGAGATCGCAGCGCGACGCCCGGTGATCCGACCCATCGCCATCGATGAGAGCGGGTTCACCGTGGAGTCCGACGGGCAGGGTGGCTTCATCGTTCGCGGGGTGCGCCCCGAACGCTGGATTGCGCAGACGAATTTCGACAACGACGAGGCTGTCGGCTATCTCGGTGACCGCCTGGCCCGGCTGGGTGTCGAGGATGAACTGTTCAAGCGTGGTGCGCGGCCGGGGTGTGCCGTGACCATCGGCGATATGACCTTCGACTGGGAACCGCAGACCCCCGCCGGTGTCGACGTGCCGCTGACCGGTCGCGGCACCGACATCCGGCTGGAGCAGACAGACCGCGTCGGAGCGGCCGAGCGCAAGGCCGCCCGCCGCGAGCGGCGCAGTCCGGGCGCGCACGCGAGGAACATCAACGAACGAAGCGAAGACGAGTGA
- the proB gene encoding glutamate 5-kinase — MTGAHSASSAHREAIRTARSVVVKIGTTALTTPTGVFDAARLAYLVEAIEGRMKAGSDVVIVSSGAIAAGIEPLRLTKRPTDLATKQAAASVGQVALINAWNTAFAAYNRTVGQVLLTAHDVSMRVQHNNAQRTLDRLRALHAVAIVNENDTVATNEIRFGDNDRLSALVAQLVGADALVLLSDIDGLYDSDPRKGNARFIPEVAAQGDLDGVVAGRGSHLGTGGMASKLSSALLAADAGVPVLLAAAADAAAALRDASVGTVFAPRSERMSARRFWVRYAAESAGALTLDDGAVRAVIHQRRSLLPAGITQVAGRFHGGDVVDLRAPDGETVARGVVAYEASELATVMGRSTRDLPVEMRRPAVHADDLVALKRTR; from the coding sequence GTGACGGGCGCACACTCGGCATCCTCTGCTCACCGGGAGGCGATCCGCACCGCGCGCAGCGTCGTCGTCAAGATCGGAACCACCGCGCTCACCACCCCCACCGGGGTGTTCGACGCGGCCCGGTTGGCGTACCTCGTCGAGGCCATCGAGGGCCGGATGAAAGCCGGCTCGGATGTGGTGATCGTGTCCTCGGGTGCCATCGCCGCCGGGATCGAACCGTTGCGGCTGACCAAGCGGCCCACGGACCTGGCCACCAAACAGGCCGCGGCCAGCGTCGGCCAGGTGGCACTGATCAACGCGTGGAACACCGCTTTCGCCGCCTACAACCGGACTGTCGGTCAGGTGTTGCTGACCGCGCATGACGTCTCGATGCGGGTGCAGCACAACAACGCCCAACGGACCCTGGACCGGCTGCGGGCGCTGCATGCGGTCGCGATCGTCAACGAGAACGACACCGTCGCCACCAACGAGATCCGGTTCGGTGACAACGACCGGCTCTCAGCTCTCGTGGCGCAACTGGTCGGCGCCGACGCCCTGGTGCTGTTGTCCGACATCGATGGCCTCTACGACTCGGATCCCCGAAAAGGCAACGCGCGCTTCATACCTGAGGTCGCTGCGCAGGGTGATCTGGACGGCGTCGTCGCCGGCCGGGGCAGCCACCTGGGAACCGGCGGCATGGCGTCCAAGCTGTCGTCAGCCTTGTTGGCCGCCGATGCCGGCGTGCCCGTGCTGTTGGCGGCGGCCGCCGATGCCGCTGCGGCACTGCGAGATGCATCGGTTGGCACGGTGTTCGCGCCCCGTTCCGAACGGATGTCGGCGCGGCGATTCTGGGTGCGGTATGCCGCCGAGTCTGCAGGGGCGCTCACCCTCGACGACGGCGCGGTGCGGGCCGTGATCCACCAGCGGCGATCGCTGCTACCGGCGGGGATCACCCAGGTGGCAGGTCGGTTCCACGGCGGGGATGTGGTCGATCTACGTGCGCCCGACGGGGAGACGGTGGCCCGCGGTGTCGTCGCCTACGAAGCGTCGGAATTGGCGACCGTGATGGGCCGGTCCACTCGGGATCTGCCGGTCGAGATGCGCCGGCCCGCGGTAC